A single genomic interval of Nitrospirota bacterium harbors:
- a CDS encoding endonuclease MutS2 encodes MISNNTLALLEFDRLLEIISRGGHSEISKQAVLDLAPLFTRADIRNRFLLIGDIRRISSQGSLLRLHSFQDLTHLLGRVRPQGALLEAVEISAFVPVLEMALEISTQVSEFEGLRALSELTVSLTGQPELLKTIQKSIDADGHIKDSASPVLAGIRRELRRLEMNIQKKLEEMTRDASLSVFLQDDFITKRAGRWVIPVRMDSKGMVPGVVHDISKSGETAFIEPLAVIHFSNELENLSAEEKAEELRILRTISAEIRSKAGEIAAEFAVIVQLDMLNCIARFADHLHMEVPEIGESNAVRLVHARHPLLALALEKAGSDRKVVPLDIELGGEDTAMVITGSNAGGKTISIKTVGLLLCMALSGMPVPAGPSSSFPLVSSLLVDMGDEQSIESSLSTFSAHVRNIAEILETADANAMVLIDELGTGTDPDEGTALACAVLRELQQKGSLVFATTHLMGIKGFVHRARGMVNASMEFDKKSLTPLYRLRTGEPGQSHALEIARKFGLPAHVVDAARELLGGGKVELDTLMADLNDKRAEYEQLLGDLRRKQGEVEAKVQEAEKRIAEAELKKREMLASAHKEALAVVSDSKRQLRVQLDEIKNKEKKDLQDKIKQVELKQRQLSETLAQYAMDEAGTLSIEDIHIGDQVFVKSLGYDGAVSGIMAKADRVKIISGSKEILVPVSDIRIKKGRALAEKKEMTARQEVHDEMAPSRINLVGTRVDEALSRLEPFLNHAALAGFREVTIIHGYGTGILAKAVREHVTRHPLVKQFRHGEPSEGAGGVTVVTLV; translated from the coding sequence ATGATATCGAACAATACCCTTGCACTGCTCGAATTCGACCGCCTTCTGGAAATCATTTCCCGTGGCGGCCATAGTGAAATATCGAAACAGGCGGTTCTGGATCTTGCGCCCCTCTTCACGAGGGCCGATATCCGGAACCGCTTTTTATTGATCGGAGACATTCGCAGGATCTCCAGCCAGGGCTCACTTTTACGGTTGCACTCATTTCAGGACCTTACGCATCTGCTCGGTCGCGTAAGGCCGCAGGGCGCTCTGCTGGAGGCTGTCGAGATATCGGCTTTTGTGCCGGTGCTTGAGATGGCACTCGAAATATCGACGCAGGTTTCCGAGTTCGAAGGGCTCAGGGCACTTTCTGAACTGACCGTATCGTTGACCGGCCAGCCTGAACTTCTCAAGACCATACAGAAATCGATCGATGCGGACGGCCATATCAAAGACAGTGCGTCCCCGGTTCTTGCCGGTATCCGCAGAGAGCTGAGACGGCTCGAAATGAATATTCAGAAGAAGCTTGAGGAGATGACGAGGGATGCCTCTCTTTCCGTCTTCCTTCAGGACGATTTCATCACCAAGAGGGCCGGCAGGTGGGTCATCCCGGTGAGGATGGACTCCAAAGGCATGGTGCCGGGTGTTGTGCATGATATCTCGAAGTCCGGAGAGACCGCTTTTATCGAGCCGCTCGCGGTCATTCATTTTTCAAACGAACTGGAGAACCTTTCAGCCGAGGAGAAGGCGGAAGAACTGCGCATCCTTCGGACCATCTCTGCAGAGATACGGTCAAAGGCGGGGGAGATAGCAGCGGAGTTTGCGGTCATCGTCCAGCTCGATATGCTGAACTGCATTGCGCGGTTTGCCGATCATCTTCATATGGAGGTGCCGGAGATAGGCGAATCAAACGCGGTCAGACTCGTTCATGCCCGCCATCCTCTCCTGGCCTTGGCCCTTGAGAAGGCCGGCAGCGACAGGAAGGTTGTCCCTCTGGACATTGAGCTTGGGGGAGAGGACACGGCCATGGTCATTACCGGATCGAATGCCGGCGGCAAGACCATATCCATAAAAACGGTTGGTCTCCTGCTCTGCATGGCCTTGTCCGGCATGCCGGTGCCTGCGGGTCCATCATCGAGTTTTCCGCTAGTCAGTTCGCTGCTCGTGGATATGGGTGACGAGCAGTCGATCGAGAGCAGCCTCTCGACCTTCTCCGCCCATGTCAGAAATATTGCCGAAATTCTTGAGACCGCTGATGCCAATGCCATGGTCCTGATCGATGAACTCGGAACAGGCACCGATCCTGATGAAGGCACCGCGCTTGCCTGCGCAGTCCTGAGGGAACTGCAGCAGAAGGGTTCCCTGGTATTTGCGACTACCCATCTTATGGGCATCAAGGGTTTTGTGCATAGAGCCCGCGGTATGGTGAACGCCTCCATGGAGTTTGACAAGAAATCCCTTACGCCGCTGTACCGGCTCAGGACCGGCGAGCCGGGTCAGTCGCATGCGCTGGAGATAGCACGGAAATTCGGGCTGCCTGCTCATGTGGTTGATGCTGCCAGGGAGCTGTTGGGCGGAGGCAAGGTTGAACTTGATACGCTCATGGCTGATCTGAACGACAAGAGGGCGGAGTATGAGCAGCTTCTTGGGGATTTGCGGAGGAAGCAGGGCGAAGTTGAGGCAAAGGTCCAGGAAGCGGAAAAGAGGATCGCGGAGGCAGAGCTGAAAAAAAGAGAGATGCTTGCCAGTGCCCACAAGGAAGCGCTTGCTGTCGTATCTGACAGTAAACGGCAGCTGAGGGTTCAACTGGATGAAATAAAAAATAAAGAGAAGAAAGATCTCCAGGATAAGATTAAACAGGTTGAGCTGAAGCAGCGGCAGCTGTCTGAGACGCTGGCCCAATATGCAATGGATGAGGCCGGAACACTCAGCATTGAAGATATCCATATCGGTGATCAGGTATTTGTGAAGTCCCTGGGGTACGACGGCGCGGTTTCCGGGATCATGGCAAAGGCTGACCGTGTGAAGATTATCTCCGGCTCAAAAGAGATCCTCGTGCCGGTGTCGGACATCAGGATAAAGAAGGGCAGGGCTCTGGCTGAAAAAAAGGAAATGACTGCGCGTCAGGAAGTGCATGACGAGATGGCTCCGTCCAGGATCAACCTGGTCGGTACGCGCGTTGATGAGGCGCTCTCAAGGCTCGAACCGTTTCTGAACCACGCAGCGCTTGCCGGTTTCCGTGAAGTTACGATCATCCATGGTTATGGTACCGGCATCCTGGCCAAAGCAGTGCGTGAACATGTTACGCGCCATCCGCTGGTCAAACAGTTTCGACATGGCGAGCCGTCCGAGGGCGCCGGCGGCGTTACCGTCGTTACCTTGGTATAG
- a CDS encoding ATP-binding cassette domain-containing protein, with product MLQINNLNKSFGKQEIFDNVTATINSGERVGFVGRNGSGKTTLFKMILDEEHPDSGNISVPQGYRIGHLSQHIHFTKKTVLKEACLSLRPNEDGIDETYKVKKILSGLGFGEDDLEKNPQSLSGGYQIRLNLAKVLVSEPNLLLLDEPTNYLDIVSIRWLGQELRAWQGELILITHDRDFMDSVTTHTMIVHRCKLRKVPGPTEKLIEQIALEEEVHEKTRINDEKKRKDVEQFINRFRAQANKAKAVQSRIKALQRHERLEKLTDIRTLDFSFNAAPFTGKQLLVAENLSFGFDRHEQLIRDLNLIIGKRDRIAIVGKNGKGKTTLLNLLANELKPQHGVITPHPATKLAYFGQTNISRLNTANTVEEEIMNVHPDHSRGVSRKICGLMMFNGDHALKKISVLSGGEKIRVLLGKILVSPANLLFLDEPTNHLDMESIDSLVEAIEAFAGAVVIVTHSEMILHAMAEKLVIFDDNKVSVFDGTYQDFLDRVGWKDEAPIDSAPEKRAKAEKGINRKDLRKMRAEIVTNKSKALKPIQKRMTEIEHTIVKLEKKVEHDTKALHDATQKGHGDQIQSLSKDIHDMQKKIEPLFNELATLTEEFERKSKEFEERLKEVA from the coding sequence ATGCTACAGATAAACAATCTTAACAAGTCTTTTGGCAAGCAGGAGATATTCGACAACGTAACGGCAACGATCAACAGCGGCGAGCGGGTAGGTTTCGTCGGCAGGAACGGCTCCGGCAAGACAACGCTCTTTAAGATGATCCTTGACGAGGAGCATCCTGACTCGGGGAATATCAGTGTGCCGCAGGGGTACCGGATCGGACACCTTTCGCAGCACATCCATTTTACGAAGAAGACAGTATTGAAAGAGGCCTGCCTGAGCCTCAGACCGAACGAAGACGGCATTGATGAGACATACAAGGTAAAAAAGATCCTGAGCGGTCTCGGTTTTGGTGAGGACGACCTTGAAAAGAATCCCCAGTCCCTCTCCGGCGGATACCAGATCCGTCTGAACCTCGCAAAGGTGCTGGTATCTGAGCCAAACCTCCTGCTGCTTGACGAACCGACCAACTATCTCGATATTGTCTCGATCCGCTGGCTTGGTCAGGAACTGCGGGCATGGCAAGGTGAACTGATACTTATCACGCATGACCGCGATTTCATGGACAGCGTGACGACCCATACCATGATTGTGCATCGCTGCAAGCTGCGGAAGGTCCCCGGTCCTACGGAGAAGCTCATTGAACAGATAGCCCTTGAAGAAGAGGTCCATGAGAAGACAAGAATTAATGACGAGAAGAAACGCAAGGATGTGGAGCAGTTCATCAACCGCTTCAGGGCCCAGGCAAATAAGGCCAAGGCAGTCCAGTCAAGGATCAAGGCGCTCCAGCGGCATGAGCGGCTCGAAAAACTGACAGATATCAGGACACTCGACTTCTCTTTTAATGCTGCGCCGTTCACCGGCAAGCAGCTTCTTGTTGCCGAGAACCTGTCGTTCGGCTTTGACAGGCATGAACAGCTGATCAGGGACCTAAATCTGATCATCGGCAAGAGGGACCGCATTGCGATCGTCGGCAAAAACGGCAAGGGCAAAACAACGCTCCTGAACCTTCTTGCCAATGAACTGAAGCCCCAGCATGGCGTAATCACACCGCATCCTGCCACAAAACTCGCGTATTTCGGCCAGACGAATATCAGCCGGCTGAATACGGCAAATACGGTGGAAGAAGAGATCATGAATGTCCACCCGGACCACAGCCGCGGCGTCAGCAGGAAGATCTGCGGGTTGATGATGTTCAACGGCGACCATGCGCTTAAAAAGATATCGGTGCTTTCGGGCGGCGAGAAGATCCGCGTATTGTTAGGCAAGATCCTGGTCAGCCCTGCCAATCTGCTTTTCCTTGACGAGCCTACCAACCATCTCGACATGGAGTCCATTGATTCGCTTGTTGAGGCGATCGAGGCCTTTGCCGGTGCTGTTGTGATCGTCACGCACAGCGAGATGATCCTCCATGCAATGGCTGAAAAGTTGGTGATCTTCGACGACAACAAGGTCAGCGTCTTTGACGGCACGTATCAGGATTTCCTTGACCGGGTAGGTTGGAAGGATGAGGCACCAATCGACAGCGCACCGGAGAAGCGTGCAAAGGCAGAAAAGGGCATCAACAGGAAGGACCTCAGAAAGATGCGTGCAGAGATCGTCACAAACAAATCCAAGGCCCTGAAACCGATCCAGAAGCGCATGACCGAGATAGAGCATACGATCGTGAAACTCGAAAAAAAGGTGGAGCATGATACCAAAGCGCTCCATGACGCGACACAGAAGGGCCATGGGGACCAGATCCAGAGTCTGTCAAAGGATATTCACGACATGCAGAAGAAGATCGAACCCCTGTTTAATGAACTTGCCACATTAACCGAGGAGTTCGAGAGAAAAAGCAAAGAGTTCGAGGAACGGCTGAAAGAGGTTGCATAA
- the mtnP gene encoding S-methyl-5'-thioadenosine phosphorylase, with product MAGIKIGIIGGSGMDDPKLLQNKKEKKVKTPYGSPSSALTTGKINGIDVVILARHGKDHSIYPTGVNFRANVHSLKQEGCTHILATTAVGSLREKIRPGDLVFVDQFIDFTKQRTLTFHTKKKVVHTPMAEPFCSDLRSLLVKSARELKLRHHAKGTVVVIEGPRFSTKAESHMFRLLGADVINMSTVPEVILARELGLCYQAIAMSTDYDCWKEDEEPVTWEMILATMHKNAENVKQLLLRTIEKITTVHSHCG from the coding sequence ATGGCAGGAATCAAGATAGGTATCATCGGCGGCTCGGGCATGGATGACCCGAAGCTGCTGCAGAACAAGAAAGAGAAGAAGGTAAAGACCCCTTATGGCAGCCCATCGTCAGCGCTGACGACCGGCAAGATCAACGGCATTGACGTTGTCATCCTTGCGCGCCACGGCAAGGACCATTCGATCTATCCGACTGGCGTGAATTTCAGGGCGAATGTCCATAGCCTGAAGCAGGAAGGCTGCACCCATATCCTTGCCACTACTGCTGTGGGCTCGCTGCGGGAGAAGATCAGGCCCGGCGACCTGGTCTTTGTTGACCAGTTCATTGATTTTACCAAACAGCGGACTCTGACATTCCATACGAAAAAGAAGGTTGTCCATACTCCCATGGCAGAACCGTTCTGTTCTGACCTGCGCTCGCTGCTGGTCAAGTCAGCCAGGGAGCTGAAGCTGCGCCACCACGCAAAGGGCACGGTCGTGGTGATCGAAGGGCCCCGGTTCTCGACGAAGGCAGAGTCTCATATGTTTAGATTGCTCGGGGCTGATGTGATCAATATGTCAACGGTCCCTGAGGTGATCCTTGCGCGGGAGCTCGGCCTCTGCTACCAGGCGATCGCCATGTCAACGGACTATGACTGCTGGAAAGAGGACGAGGAGCCTGTCACCTGGGAGATGATCCTTGCGACCATGCATAAGAATGCCGAGAATGTTAAGCAATTGCTGCTCAGGACCATAGAGAAGATAACGACTGTGCATAGCCACTGCGGATAA
- a CDS encoding adenine phosphoribosyltransferase, whose product MPIKSRIRTIPDHPKKGIMFRDITTLIKDPVGFRLVIDNFTQRYITDEINFDMIVGIEARGFIIGGALAYTLGKGFVPVRKTGKLPGEKISHEYALEYGTDKIEMHVDSISKGTRVLLVDDLLATGGTALAAAALIEKLGGVVAEMAFIVNLPDVGGAKKLAEKGYKAYCQTEFEGD is encoded by the coding sequence ATGCCGATCAAATCGAGAATAAGGACCATACCGGATCACCCCAAAAAAGGGATTATGTTCAGGGATATTACGACGCTTATCAAAGACCCTGTCGGCTTCAGGCTGGTGATCGATAACTTCACCCAGCGGTATATTACCGATGAGATCAACTTCGACATGATCGTTGGTATTGAGGCCCGGGGATTTATCATCGGCGGTGCGCTTGCCTATACGCTCGGAAAGGGATTTGTCCCTGTGCGCAAGACCGGCAAGCTGCCGGGCGAGAAGATCAGCCACGAGTATGCGCTTGAATACGGCACGGACAAGATAGAGATGCATGTCGATTCGATCAGCAAGGGAACGAGAGTTCTTCTGGTCGATGACCTGCTTGCCACAGGGGGGACTGCACTTGCCGCTGCCGCGCTTATCGAAAAGCTCGGCGGTGTGGTTGCCGAGATGGCCTTTATCGTGAACCTGCCTGATGTTGGCGGAGCAAAAAAGCTCGCTGAGAAGGGATATAAGGCCTACTGCCAGACCGAGTTCGAAGGCGATTAG
- a CDS encoding Crp/Fnr family transcriptional regulator: MKDGDFLGRVYSDGEVIFKEGDKGEGMYVVQSGKVRISMQTSSGEVVLNTIGSGDILGEMAIFDKQPRSATASALGEARILSVDKAKLFRLISGDPTTAFKIIESMSTRIRRLSDELSKYKNAQST; the protein is encoded by the coding sequence GTGAAAGACGGCGATTTTCTCGGAAGAGTTTATTCAGACGGCGAGGTCATTTTTAAGGAGGGCGACAAGGGCGAAGGGATGTACGTAGTCCAGTCCGGAAAGGTCCGGATATCAATGCAGACGTCTTCCGGTGAAGTGGTTCTTAACACCATCGGCAGCGGCGACATACTTGGAGAAATGGCCATCTTTGATAAGCAGCCGCGTTCTGCGACAGCCTCTGCTCTGGGCGAAGCAAGGATTCTGAGTGTTGACAAGGCGAAACTCTTCAGGCTTATAAGCGGAGATCCGACTACTGCATTCAAGATCATTGAGTCTATGAGTACAAGGATAAGAAGGCTGAGCGATGAGCTTTCGAAATATAAAAACGCGCAGTCAACATGA
- a CDS encoding GAF domain-containing protein — translation MEETDRARRKIGLNKLISRKEESAIVSDIIALAGCEITIYDADGRLIQGRDQTDVARIPIEFDGDTVGWVSGGENAPKVAAFLRYLYATGSNKRALVKDSLEKYKEITLLYDLGEKITDCLDIHSVAVLIIEETKKIIRSDNVSLMLLEGDQGELAILEAWGEESPGKLCMKKGKGIAGSVAASGAAEIVNDVAADSRFIVGEKIIHSLICAPLKVKDKVIGVLNISSSLPHSYSSGDLKMAMVLAYQAAMTIDNVRNRSVRETFGRYLSDEIVRSILETPGGMNLGGEKRTVTILMSDLRGFTSIGERSPAENVVGMINIYLSVMTEIILKYHGTIDEFIGDAILVIFGAPIQRDDDMTRAVACAVEMQTAMEEVNRRNREAGYHEVAMGIGINTGSVVVGNIGSNKRTKYAVVGRNVNLTSRIESYTVGGQILASQGTVEACGEILRIDSTMEVMPKGVQKPLTIYEVGGIGGNYNLVLPEKKRTELPELDRPLLVRFKVLDGKNVAGESFKGRILKMSGMEAEIHADLITDRLSNLRITLAGTGSNETAPELYAKVTENISAEPPVFRACLTSAASQVQTFMNAAYYSGGKDRHMTIKFLGVGSQFSGHDYYHSNMLITAKSGKKLLLDCGSDIRFSLKETDIPLGSIASEIDAVYISHLHSDHIGGVETIALCSYFSPGDQKPKLFAEDEMIPRLWLDSLKGGLQCIQGRCMELGDYFECCPVPDAGSFLWEGIKFSLIKMPHIQSGQKEHNSYGLIIEEQSEGVNVFVTADTQFRPELINEIAEGVDLIFHDCETSRFKTGVHAHYEELCTLPEEVKLKIWLYHYQPDPVYNPEADGFRGFVIKGQEFEIKHKRYHD, via the coding sequence ATGGAAGAAACAGATCGCGCGCGAAGAAAAATAGGGCTTAATAAACTTATCTCCAGGAAAGAAGAGTCCGCTATTGTCTCGGATATCATTGCCCTCGCAGGCTGCGAGATCACCATCTATGACGCCGACGGCAGATTAATCCAGGGCAGGGACCAAACCGATGTTGCGAGGATACCCATTGAATTTGACGGCGATACAGTCGGCTGGGTGTCGGGGGGAGAAAATGCCCCGAAGGTGGCTGCGTTTCTGCGGTATCTTTACGCGACCGGCTCCAATAAAAGGGCCCTTGTAAAAGACTCTCTCGAGAAGTACAAGGAAATAACCCTGCTCTATGACCTCGGGGAGAAGATAACCGACTGCCTCGATATTCATAGCGTAGCGGTACTGATTATTGAAGAAACGAAGAAAATCATCAGGTCCGACAACGTCTCGTTGATGCTTCTGGAGGGCGACCAGGGCGAGCTTGCAATCCTTGAGGCGTGGGGAGAGGAATCCCCTGGAAAATTATGCATGAAAAAGGGGAAAGGAATTGCCGGCAGCGTCGCCGCCTCCGGGGCCGCAGAGATCGTCAATGATGTCGCAGCTGACAGCAGATTCATCGTCGGCGAAAAAATAATACACTCGCTCATCTGCGCGCCGCTCAAGGTCAAAGATAAGGTGATTGGGGTTCTCAACATCAGTTCCTCTCTCCCTCACTCCTACTCATCCGGAGACCTGAAAATGGCCATGGTTCTCGCCTATCAGGCCGCCATGACTATTGACAACGTCCGCAACCGCTCCGTCAGGGAGACCTTCGGACGCTATCTCTCGGATGAGATCGTACGAAGCATCCTGGAGACGCCCGGCGGGATGAACCTGGGAGGTGAGAAGCGGACCGTTACCATCCTGATGTCCGATCTGCGCGGGTTTACCTCTATCGGGGAGAGATCACCGGCAGAGAACGTGGTCGGCATGATAAACATCTATCTCAGCGTCATGACCGAAATCATTCTGAAATATCATGGCACGATCGATGAATTCATCGGGGACGCCATTCTTGTGATTTTCGGTGCGCCCATACAGCGTGATGACGACATGACGCGCGCCGTAGCCTGTGCCGTTGAAATGCAGACGGCAATGGAAGAGGTCAACAGGAGGAACAGGGAAGCCGGATATCATGAAGTGGCAATGGGTATCGGCATCAATACCGGCAGTGTGGTAGTCGGCAACATCGGATCTAATAAAAGAACAAAATATGCGGTGGTCGGCAGAAATGTAAACCTGACTTCGCGGATAGAATCATATACTGTAGGCGGACAGATCCTCGCATCCCAAGGCACGGTTGAGGCCTGCGGAGAAATATTGAGAATAGACAGCACTATGGAGGTCATGCCGAAAGGTGTGCAAAAACCGCTCACCATTTACGAGGTGGGAGGGATAGGCGGAAATTATAATCTTGTTCTTCCGGAGAAAAAGAGGACGGAGTTGCCGGAACTCGATCGCCCGCTCCTTGTTCGTTTTAAGGTGCTCGACGGGAAAAATGTCGCTGGGGAATCCTTTAAAGGCAGGATACTCAAGATGTCCGGCATGGAAGCAGAGATTCATGCTGATCTGATAACTGACAGATTGTCGAACCTCAGGATTACGCTGGCAGGGACCGGGAGCAATGAAACAGCACCAGAGCTTTATGCAAAGGTCACGGAGAACATATCGGCAGAGCCGCCGGTCTTCAGGGCATGCCTGACTTCAGCTGCGTCGCAGGTCCAGACATTTATGAATGCGGCATATTATTCCGGCGGGAAGGACCGTCATATGACGATCAAGTTCCTTGGCGTAGGTTCACAATTTTCGGGTCATGACTATTATCACTCAAACATGCTGATCACGGCGAAGAGCGGTAAGAAGCTGCTGCTCGACTGCGGGAGCGATATACGGTTTTCGCTGAAGGAAACTGATATCCCATTGGGAAGTATCGCGAGCGAAATTGATGCGGTATATATTTCACATCTTCACTCAGACCATATCGGCGGAGTTGAAACAATTGCTCTTTGCTCATATTTTAGTCCAGGAGACCAAAAACCGAAGCTTTTTGCAGAGGATGAAATGATCCCGAGACTTTGGCTTGACTCCCTGAAAGGCGGCCTGCAGTGCATCCAGGGCAGATGCATGGAACTCGGGGATTATTTCGAATGTTGCCCGGTGCCGGATGCAGGGTCTTTCCTTTGGGAAGGAATTAAATTCAGCCTTATTAAGATGCCTCATATACAAAGCGGGCAGAAGGAACATAATAGTTATGGTCTGATAATAGAGGAGCAGAGTGAAGGGGTGAACGTCTTCGTTACCGCTGATACCCAGTTTAGGCCTGAGCTGATTAATGAAATTGCCGAAGGTGTTGATCTTATATTCCATGATTGTGAAACATCCCGATTCAAGACGGGAGTGCATGCCCATTACGAAGAGCTATGCACCCTGCCTGAAGAGGTGAAGCTGAAAATATGGCTTTATCATTACCAGCCTGACCCCGTTTATAATCCCGAGGCCGACGGCTTCAGGGGATTTGTAATCAAGGGACAGGAGTTCGAAATTAAGCATAAACGTTACCATGATTGA